The DNA region CGGCGCAAGGAGGGAATCACCGTGACCGATCCGGCCGACAGTCGCCTGCAGACCCGCAACGACATGGCTTGGGCGATCGCCGTCGGCGGCATCGGCATCGTGCTGTTCGCGGCGTTGCTGCTGTTCGCCTGGAATTTCGCAGCGACCCTGTTCCTGTTGTTTTCGGGCATGCTGCTGGGCGTCGGGCTGAATGCCATGACCGCCCATCTTGGCCGGCTGATCGGGCTGCCCCACGCGCTGCGGCTCGCGATCGTCTGCGTGGTGCTGGCGGGGCTGCTGGGCGGCATTGTCTTCCTTGGCGGAACCACGATCGCCGAACAGGCCACCGTGCTGAGCAACACCATCAAGTCGCAGCTCGGCAACGTCCGCAGTTTCCTGGAACAGCACGGCGTCGATACCAGCTATCTCGATTTCACCAACGCCGCCGGCGAGGCCAAGCCGGAAGCCGGCGGCGTCGCGACGACGACGCAAGCGCCGGCCCAAACGCATGGCGGCATACCCGGCGCCGGTGCGCTCGCCTCCAGCGGGGGCGCCATCATCAGCCAGACGCTGAAGGTCTTGCTCGGCACCGTCAGCGTGGTCGGCAATTTCTTCATTGTGCTGTTCCTGGGGCTGGCCTTCGCGGCGCAGCCGAGCATCTATCGCGCCGGGCTCTTGTTCATCGCGCCGGCGGAATATCGCGATCAGGCCACACATATCGTCGACCGCATCGGCGAGACGCTGGAGCGCTGGCTGATCGCGCAGATCATCACCATGGTGGCGGTGTTCCTGGTGACCTGGATCGGGCTTCTGATCATCGGGATTCCGAGCTCGTTCATCCTCGGCATCCAGGCCGGCCTGCTGGCCTTCATCCCGACGGTCGGCGCGATCCTCGGCGGGCTGATCGTGGTGTTGGCGAGCCTCGCCACGGGATGGATCGCGGCGCTGTCCGCCTTCATCCTGTTCCTCGGCGTGCACGCGCTGGAAAGCTACGTGCTGACGCCGATCATCCAGCGCCAGGCGCTCGACATCCCGCCGGCGACGCTGTTCGCGTTCCAGATCCTGCTCGGCGTCGTCTTCGGCATCTGGGGGCTGGCGCTGGCGCTGCCACTGATGGCGATCGCCAAGGTGATGATCGACCACTTCAAGGCCGAGGACGGAGCGCCCGCGCAGGCGACGTGAAGCGCCCTTAACTCAACGAAACAGCAGCACGGTGCCAACGACCATCAGCAAGGCGCCGAGCAGCAGCGCCACCGGCCAGCGGCGCCTCGGCTTGACGTAACGGCCCTGCGCGCGGCGCTCCGCGATCAGCGCGCTCTCGTATTCGTCGGAGTTTGAAAACAGGCAGGCAAAGCCGCTTCGCGCCGAGACCGCGTCCGCCTCGAGCGACATCAGGGCTGCCTGCGGATTGCGGATGCGGATCGACTCCATGCCTGAAAGCATGGGATCGAATGGTTAATCGATCGTTACCGCCGCTCAGCCCTGGACAATCACCGGCTTGTGCCGCGCCGACGCCGGCAGCCCGGCCGTCTTGCGCCGCCAGTTCTCCAGCGAGAGCGGCAGCTCTTCGGCGGCCTCGACCCGGTTGCGACCGCCGCGCTTGGCCTGGTACAGCGCGGTGTCGGCGGATGCCAGCAGCACCTCGAGCTCGGTCCCGGCCGGCCCGCCGGCGACGCCGATCGAGACGGTGGTATCGACCGCGCCTTCCTCGCAGACGATGTTGCTGGTCTCGAAGGCCTCGCGCACGCGCTCGGCGACCAGCACGCCCTCCTCCAGCGAGCACGGCAGCAACGCCGCGAATTCCTCGCCGCCGATGCGGCCGGAGAGATCGCTGATTCTCAAATTGTTGACCACGACGGCGGCGAACAGCTTCAAGATCTCGTCGCCCGCCGGATGGCCGAAGCGGTCGTTGATCGACTTGAAGTGATCGATGTCGAAGATCATCACCGTGACCGGGCGGCCGGCATTGGCCTCGCGCTCGATCACCCGCGCGCAGGCCTCCGAGAAGCCGCGGCGGTTGAGCATGCCGCTCAGGGGATCGACCGAGGCCGCGGTCTTGTGCACGGCCACCGCGCGGTCCGACACCATCATGAAGATCACGAACACGGTGCCGATCGCGTACAGCACGAGCTCGATCGAGAACAGCGTGACCCAGACGCTCGATCCGAAATTCTCGTCATGCGGCCGCAACAGGTCGCCGAGCAGGATCGGCAGCATCAGCACGCAGCCATGTGCGACCGGAACGACGATCGCGGGCCAGCGCTTCTGCATCGCGCGGCGGCGCTCGCGCCAGAGCTCGGAGGCGGTCAGCGCGGCGTAGACCGCGACGATCGCAGCGCCAATGGTCAGGCGCAGCGCGGGATTCTCCACCACCGTCACGGCGCCGACCCAGGCGATCGGGCCGAGCACCAGCCCGGGCAGATTGGGCTTGCGGCCGTGGAAGACGCGCGAGGCGTTCCAGACCATGCTGCAGGCGGCAAAGCCGACCGCGTTCAGCGCCAGCGAGATCGGGACGCCAAGCGTCGCGCCTGCGGCGGTCGAGAGCGCCACCGACGTGGCGCCGAGCAGATAGGCGGTGCCCCACCATTTCAGCGCGGGAATGTTCTCCTGCCTGCCGAACAGCAACAGCATGGCGCCGAGCATGCCCGCAACCATGGTGGCGAACAAATAAAGTGTCGACGTGTCGAACGACATAAACTCACCCCAGCCCGGTGATGCAAAACCTCCGCAGGCGCAATTGAAATTGGTGATGCAGCGCTACTGCGAAGTCCGCACGCTAAGACGCGCGCGTTCGAATTTCGTTTGCACGCATACGCAAGTTTTCATGAAAAACTGCGCTAATTCGCTGCGAAGCGCATTGCAACAAAAAGGGCGCCTCGCGGCGCCCTCTTCAACTCGGTACTGGCGGCGATTGCCGCAAATTTTAGGACTCGTATTAGCGCTTCGAGAACTGGAAGGACTTGCGGGCCTTCGCCTTGCCGTACTTCTTGCGCTCGACCGCGCGTGAGTCGCGGGTGAGGAAGCCGCCCTTCTTGAGGACACTGCGCAGCTCGGGCTCGAAGTTGGTCAGCGCCCGGGAGATGCCGTGTCTGACGGCACCGGCCTGGCCGGACAGGCCGCCGCCGGCGACGGTGCAGATCACGTCGTACTGGCCATTGCGGGCGGCCGCGACCAGCGGCTGCTGGATCATCATGCGCAGCACCGGGCGGGCGAAGTAAACTTCGAATTCGCGGGTGTTGACCGAGATCTTGCCGGAGCCGGGCTTGACCCAGACGCGGGCGACGGCGTCCTTGCGCTTGCCGGTGGCGTAGGCGCGGTTGAACTTGTCGACCTTCTTGACATATTTCGGCGCGTCGGGCGCCGCCGGCTTGACCTGCGAGAGCTGGTCGAGGGACTGCAACGTGTCGGACATTAAGCGGCCCTCGTGTTCTTGCGGTTCAGGGAAGCGATATCGACCTTCTCGGGGCTCTGCGCTTCATGCGGGTGCTCGGCACCGGGATAGACGCGCAGATTGCCCATCTGCATGCGGCCGAGCGGGCCGCGCGGGATCATGCGCTCGATCGCCTTCTCGACGACGCGCTCGGGGAAGCGACCCTCGAGGATCTGCTTCGCGGTGCGCTCCTTGATGCCGCCGATGAAACCGGTGTGCTTGTAGTAGGTCTTCTGCTCGCGCTTGCGACCGGTCAGCACCACATGCGCGGCGTTGATGATGACGACGTTGTCGCCGCAGTCGACATGCGGGGTGTAGGTGGGCAGGTGTTTGCCGCGCAGGCGCATCGCAACGAGGGTGGCGAGACGGCCGACGACCAAACCCTTGGCGTCGATCACGACCCACTTCTTCGTCACTTCGGCGGGCTTGGCCGAGAACGTGCTCATGGTGAAATCCGTGAAAAAGGAAATCGGCGCCGAATGCGCCGAACTGGGCGGCTTTCTAGAGAACCCGCGCGTCCACGTCAACGCCTTCGCGCGGCAATTAAATCAATCAGAACAAAAGCTTAGAAATATGGTGCAATAATACCAGTAAAAAGATCACGTATTTGGAATGGAATAGGTCGCCGTGACATGGGCGATCGGATCGGGCGACGTGCCGGACAGCAGATTGACCTCGCCGACCGCAAGCCGCCTGCCGAGCTTGAGCAGTTTCGCCACCGCCATCACATCCTGCCCGGTCTGGCCCTTGCGCAGGAAGTTGATATTGAGGTTGGTGGTGACGGCGAGACCGACCGGCCCGATCGCCGACAGCAGCACCACATACATCGCGAAATCGGCGAGCCCCATCAGGGTCGGCCCCGACACCGTTCCTCCCGGGCGCAGCATGCGCTCGCTGAACTGCTGGCGCAGCAGGGCCGTCTCGCCGTCGGCGCTTTCGATCCTGATGTCGTCGTGGACGAACGCCTGTGGGAATTCCCGCCGCAGGAACTCCTCCACGTCAGCCACGCTCATTTTCGCAATCGCCATGCGGTTCCTGCCCTCGCCTCGCCCTGCCTGTTACATTAAGTTGTCACAGACACAAAAGTGGAATCTTTCCCAGGAACGACCGCAATGTCCGCCCAAGCCGCCCGCGCCGAAGCACCGCACGCCTCGATCCTGCTGCGCGAAACCGTCGGCAGTATCGCGATACTGACGCTCAATCGCCCGGCGGCGCGCAACAGCCTGTCGGAAGGCATGATCGGCGAGCTGCACGCTGCGCTGAACGGGATCCGGGACGACAAGGCCATTCGCGGCGTCGTGCTCGCCGCAAATGGTCCGGCCTACTCCGCCGGCCATGACATGAAGGAATTGACCGCACGCCGCAGCGACGCCGACCGCGGCCGCGGCTATTTTGCGCAGATCATGAACGCCTGTAGCGCGATGATGCAGGCCATCGTGCATCTGCCGAAGCCGGTGGTCGCCGCCGTGCAGGGCATCGCGACCGCGGCCGGCTGCCAGCTCGTCGCGAGCTGCGATCTCGCGATCGCTTCCGAGGCCGCGACGTTTGCGACGCCGGGCGTCGACATCGGACTGTTCTGCTCGACGCCGATGGTGGCGCTGTCGCGCAACGTGCCGCGCAAGCAGGCGATGGAGATGCTGCTGACCGGCGAGCCGATCTCCGCGGCAACCGCGCAAGATATCGGCCTGATCAACCGCGTGGTGCCATCAGGCACCGAGCGCGACGCGGCGATCGCGCTGGCACAGAAGGTCGCGCTGAAATCGGCCTACACCGTCAAGCTCGGCAAGGAGGCGTTCTATCGCCAGGCCGAGATGAGCCTCGCGGATGCCTATCGCTTCGCCGCCGAGGTGATGACCGAGAACATGATGGCGCGCGACGCCGAGGAAGGCATCGGCGCCTTCATCGAAAAGCGCGAGCCGAAATGGCAGGACAAGTAAGAACAACATGAACCACGACGCCTACGACGACAATTACATCCGCAGCATCCTCAACGGCGTGAAGTCGATCGCGATGGTCGGCGCCTCGCCGGTCAATGTGCGGCCGAGCTATTTTGCGTTCAAATATCTGGCGCAGCGCGGCTACGACATGATCCCGGTCAATCCCGGCCATGTCGGCAAGACGCTGATGGGCAAGCCGTTCGTGGCGTCACTCGCCGATATCGGCCGCCCGATCGACATGATCGACATCTTCCGCAATTCGAGCCACATCATGCCCGTCGTCGACGAGGCGCTGAAGCTGTCACCGCTGCCGAAGGTGATCTGGATGCAGCTCGGCGCGCGCGACGATGCCGCCGCCGAAAAGGCCGAGGCCGCGGGGCTGAAGGTCGTGATGAACCGCTGCCCGAAGATCGAGTATGGCCGGCTGTCGTCGGAGATTTCCTGGATGGGGGTCAATTCGCGCACGCTGAGTTCCAAGCGCGCACCGGTGCCGACGCAGGGCATGCGGCTGTCGCTCAACCGCACCAGCTTCGGCGGCGGCCAGACTGCGGCATCCGATCGCGCCGCGAAAAACAAAACCGAGAGGACCTGACGCAGCTGCGGAATAATCGCCGCGATCCGGCGGTATCGCGCAGCATGCCCATTCCAAACACGCTTTCGCCGTTCAACTCAGCTTGACGGCGGAGCGCGCCGCCATCAGCATGCCGCGCGTTTCGACCAGGCCACAACTGGACATCAAGCAGGACATCAAGAATGACCGATCGCCTTCCGGGATTTTCCACCCTCGCCGTGCACGCCGGCGCGCAGCCTGATCCCACCACCGGCGCGCGGGCGACGCCGATCTACCAGACCACGTCATTCGTGTTCAACGATGCCGACCATGCGGCCTCGCTGTTCGGCCTGCAGGCGTTCGGCAACATCTATACCCGCATCGGCAACCCGACCAACGCAGTGCTGGAAGAACGCGTCGCCGCGCTCGAGGGCGGCACCGCGGCGCTCGCGGTCGCCTCCGGCCATGCGGCACAGGTCGTCGTGCTGCAACAGCTGATGCGGCCCGGCGACGAAGTGCTCGCCGCGCGGAAACTCTATGGCGGTTCGATCAACCAGTTCACCCACGCCTTCAAGGCGTTCGGCTGGAACGTGGCCTGGGCCGATCCCGACGACGTCTCGAGCTTCGAGCGCGCGGTGACGCCGCACACCAAGGCGATCTTCATCGAGTCGATCGCCAACCCCGCCGGCAGCATCACCGACATCGAGGCGATTGCGGCGGTGGCGCGCAAGGCCGGCGTGCCCCTGATCGTCGACAACACGCTGGCCTCGCCCTATCTGATCAAGCCGATCGACCACGGCGCCGACATCGTCGTGCACTCCTTGACCAAATTCCTCGGCGGCCACGGCAATTCGCTCGGCGGCATCATCGTCGACGCCGGCACTTTCGACTGGGCCAAGGACAACAAATATCCGATGCTGAGCGAGCCGCGGCCGGAATATCATGGCATCCGGCTCCAGGAGACCTTTGGCAATTTTGCCTTCGCGATCGCCTGCCGCGTGCTCGGCCTGCGCGACCTCGGTCCGGCGCTGTCGCCGTTCAACGCCTTCATGATCCTGACCGGCATCGAGACGCTGCCGCTGCGCATGCAGAAACACTGCGACAATGCCAAGGCGGTGGCGGAATTCCTCTCCGGCCATGCGGCGGTCTCGGCGGTGAACTATGCCGGACTGCCCGGCGACCGGTACAATCAACTCCAGCGCAAATATGCGCCGAAGGGTGCCGGCGCCGTGTTCACTTTCAGCCTCAAGGGCGGCTACGACGCCGGCGTCAATCTGGTGTCGAACCTGAAACTGTTCTCGCACCTGGCCAATGTCGGCGACACCCGCTCGCTGGTGATCCACCCGGCCTCCACCACCCACAGCCAGCTCGACGACGTGGCCAAGGTGAAGTCGGGCGCGGCGCCCGACGTGGTCCGCGTCTCGATCGGCATCGAGGACAAGGAAGACCTGATTGCGGACCTCGACCAGGCGCTCAACGCCTGATCCGGCCGATCCCTCGGGAGCGGTGCGCCGCATCGCTCCCGGCATTTTTGCGACAACGACAAGTCTCTCGTTAACGCTCATTCCGGCATAAGATGGCAGTGATAGGCTCCGGATGATTCGGGAGACCATTGATGCTGCGCCTCATATTGCCGCTTGCGATCGCACTATCGGCGATCCCGCCCGCTGACGCCGCCGACAGCCTCGCCGTTCCCGCCGTCAAGGCCGCACGCCAGCTTCCGCCCGGCCTGCCCCGGCGGCCCTACGCCTACCGCACCACGATCGCGCCGCCGACCTATGTCCGGCGCGGGCGCCAGCTCGTTGTGGTCGAGCCGAAAGTGGTGGTGGTGCCGCTGAACGCGGACCCGCAAATCCCGTTCGTGCGTGGCGAGCCGCTGCTGCCGGGATCCGCCGCACTGCCCGGCTATTACGGCGATGCGCGCTCCTACAGCTATCTCGGCCCGTATTACGGCGGCGCCTATGTCGATTATTCGGACCGCCTGCCCTATGCCTGCGGCATCTACGGCTACTGCTAGCGCGGGACGATCGCGTGGCACGATCGCCGCAGAAACCCAGCATATCAGGCAATGCCATCACCGCCGACCTCGTCGCGGTGCTGGTCGCCGTCACCGACGGCACGCCTGAGATCATGACCATCGCGGGCGGCTCGGCGCTGCCCAGCGGCCCGTTCGAATTCAGCCACCGTTCGCTGCAGACGGCGCTGCGGGCCTGGGTCGAGACCCAGACCGGCCATCCGCTCGGTTATGTCGAGCAGCTCTACACGTTCGCCGACCGAGGCCGCTCCGGCGACGTCAAGGCGCCGCACAGCGTCTCCATCAGCTATCTCGGCCTCACCCGCGAGGACCAGGTCGGTCAGGGTTTCGAGGCGCATTGGTTCGCCTGGTACGACTATTTCCCCTGGGAGGACCATCGCGCCGGCGCACCGGCCTGTATCGCCAAGCTGATTGCGCCGAAGCTGAAGGCGTGGGCGAAAGCGGCACCGTCGCCAACGCTGCAACGCGAGCGCTGGCAGCGCTGCGCCATCACCTTCGGCCTCGACGACCGCGGCTGGAACGAAGAGCTGGTGCTGCAGCGCTATGAGCTACTCTGGGAGGCAGGACTGATCCCGGAGGCAGGCCGCGATACACGGCTCATCCCCGGCAAGCCGATGACCGCAGATCATCGCCGCATCCTCGCCACCGGGATTGCGCGGCTGCGCGCCAAAATCAAATACCGCCCGGTGGTGTTCGAGCTGATGCCGGCAGAGTTCACCCTGCTGCAACTGCAACGCAGTGTTGAGGCGCTCGCAGGCCGGCTGGTCCACAAGCAGAATTTCCGCCGCCTCATCGAACAGCAGGAACTCGTTGAAGAGACTGGCGCAATCGCGGCGGACACGGTCGGCCGCCCGGCCAAGCTGTTCCGCTTCCGCCACGCCGTGCTTGCCGAACGCGCCGTCGCCGGCACCAAGCTGCCGCTAACACGCACTTGACAGGCCTTATGCTCAGGATAAGTATAAGCCATCTTATGCTCATGGAGAGTATAAATGGCATCCCTCGATACCGCACTGCTCGAACGCACGGCGCCGCTCTATGAACGGGTCAAGCGCGTCATCCCGCCCTTCGAATGGGCCACCTTCGCCGAGGACGTCGACGCCATCCTCGACCTGAAACGCCGCCGCAATGCGGTGGTGCTGGCGCACAATTACCAGACGCCGGAGATCTTCCACGGCGTCGCCGATATCGTCGGCGACAGCCTCTTGCTGGCGCGCGAAGCCACGAAAGTCGACGCCGACATCATCGTGCTCGCCGGCGTGCACTTCATGGCCGAAACGGCGAAGCTGCTCAATCCGGCCAAGACCGTGCTGATCCCCGACCTCCGGGCCGGTTGCTCGCTGGCGGATTCCATCACGCCCGCGGATGTGCGGCTGATGCGGGCGCGCTATCCGGATGCGCCCGTGGTCGCCTACGTCAACACCTCGACCGCGGTGAAGGCGGAGTCCGATATCTGCTGCACCTCGGGCAATGCGCTGAAGGTCGTGGAATCGCTGGATGCCGAACGCGTCATCATGCTGCCGGATGAATATCTGGCGCAGAATATCGCCAAGCAGACCAGCAAGAAGATCATCGCTTGGAAAGGCCACTGCGAGGTGCACGAGCTGTTCACCGCCGAGGACGTGCGTCAGCTGCGTGAGGATCATCCCAACGTGACTGTCCTGGCGCATCCGGAATGCCCGCCCGAGGTCGTCGCTGAAGCAGACTTTTCGGGTTCGACGGCTGCGATGCAGTCCTTTGTCGAGACCAAGCGTCCGCCGCGCGTCGTGCTGCTGACGGAGTGCTCGATGAGCGACAACATCGCCGCGGGGCATCCGGATGTCGAGTTCGTCCGGCCCTGCAATCTCTGCCCCCACATGAAGCGGATCACGCTGAAAAACATCCGCCACGCGCTGGAAACCAACCAGCACGAGGTGACGATCGATCCCGCAATCGCCGACCGCGCGCGAAAAAGCGTCGAAAGGATGCTGGCGCTATGAGCACTGATATCTCCGATCTCGCCGACAGTGCCGTCATCATCGGTGGCGGCGCCGCGGGCCTCATGACGGCGCTTGAGCTCGTGCCCAGGCCCGTCGTGCTGCTGTCGAAATCGCCGCTCGGTGCCGAAGCCTCCAGCATGTGGGCGCAAGGCGGCCTCGCGGCTGCTGTCGGCGCCGACGACAGCCCTGCCCTGCACTTCGCCGACACGCTCGCCGCCGGCGCCGGCCTTTGCGACGAGGCGGCGGCATCCAGAATCGTCCATGCTGCGCCCGATGCGGTAGAGCGGCTGGAAAAACTCGGCGTCGCCTTCGATCGTCGCGCCGACGGCAGTTGGCGCCTCGGGCTGGAGGCAGCGCATGGCCGCAACCGTATCGTGCACGCCACCGGCGACGGCACCGGCCGCGAGATCATGCGGGCATTGATCGCGGCAGTGCGCCGCACGCCATCAATCACGCTGCTGGAAGGTATCGAGGCGCGCCGGCTGCTGGTCGAAGACAATGCGGTCAACGGCGTGCTGGCGGCTTCCAGCGATGGTGCGCTGACGCTTGCGACCAATCGCGTGGTGATCGCGACCGGCGGCATCGGCGGGCTGTTCGCCGACAGCACCAATCCGGGCGGCTGCTTCGGTCAGGGCCTCGCGCTTGCAGCCCATGCCGGCGCAAGATTGTCGGACCTCGAATTCGTCCAGTTTCATCCGACCGCCTTCGACGGGCCATCGCGGCCGATGCCGCTGTTGACCGAGGCGATCCGCGGCGACGGCGCTGACCTGATCGACGAGACCGGACGGCGCTTCATGGCGGACCAGGCGGGCGCCGAGCTCGCGCCGCGCGACATCGTCGCGCGCGCCGTGTGGCGCCACCGCGCCGACGGGCATCGCACCTTCCTCGACGCGCGCAGGCATCCGGGTGCGGATTTCGGACAGCGCTATCCCGTGATCAGCGCGTTCTGCAAGATGGCTGGCATCGATCCCGCCAATGATCCGATCCCGATCCGGCCGGCGGTGCATTACCACATGGGCGGTATCGCGGTTGATGGTGAAGGGCGCAGCACGGTGCAGGGTCTCTGGGCCTGCGGCGAAGCGGCCCGCACCGGACTGCACGGTGCCAATCGCCTCGCCAGCAACTCGCTGATGGAAGCGATCGTCTGCGCGCGCTGGGTCGCCGCAAGCGTCGACAGCGTGGATGCAGGCCCGCGCGCGATGCTGCGCGACGAAGCCATGCCGCCGGCCGCCGATCCCTTGGCCGTGCGGCCGATCCTCACCCAGGGATTAGGCGTGCTGCGCGACCGCGACGGCATCGCACGCACGGTCCGCGGCCTCGCTCCGCTTGCCCGCGGTCAGGGCGCGACGTCCGATCCGGCGCTGGTCGGGTTGATGATCGCGGTCGCTGCGATCAAGCGCGAAGAGAGCCGCGGCGGCCATTTCCGCAGCGATTTTCCGGACACGGCGGCGTCGGCCGTCCCGTCGTCCCTCACCCGCACCGAGGCGCTCGCCGCCGTGCGCGACATCGTCGAAACCGTTCTAACCGCCAGGAGTGCCCGCTCATGACCCTCAATCCCCTGTTGCCGCTGTTGTATGAACCGATCGTGCAGGCGGCGCTGCGTGAAGATCTCGGCCGTGCCGGCGACATCACGGCGGATGCGATCGTGCCGGCCGCCCAGCAGGCCCGGCTGGTGATGCGGGCGCGCCAGCCCGGCGTGGTCGCCGGCCTCGACGTCGCGCGTTGCGCGTTCCAGAACGTATCGCCGAGGGTCGAACTTCGCGCCGAGCGGCCCGATGGCAGCGCCGTCGAACCCGACCAGGTGATCGCGATCATCGATGGTCCGGCCCGCAGCCTGCTCACCGCGGAGCGGACCGCGCTCAACTTCCTCTGCCATCTCAGCGGCGTCGCGACCGCAACCGCAACGCTGGTCAAGGCCGTCGCGGGCACCCGCGCGCAGATCGTCTGCACCCGCAAGACCACGCCGGGGCTTCGTACGCTCGAGAAATACGCGGTTCGCGCCGGCGGCGGCGGCAATCACCGCTTCGGGCTCGACGATGCCGTGCTGATCAAGGACAACCACATCGCGCTCGCCGGCGGCATCCGCCCCGCGATCGAGCGTGCCAAGGCGAATGTCGGCCACCTCGTGAAGATCGAGGTCGAGGTCGACACGCTGGCGCAGCTCGAGGAGGCGCTGGGGCTCAACGTGGATGCCGTGCTGCTCGACAACATGACGACCGAGCAGCTTGCGCGGGCCGTCGACATGGCACGGGGCAAGGCGATCACCGAAGCCTCGGGGCGGATCACCGCGGCGACCGCGCAAGCAATCGCTGCGACCGGCGTCGACCTGATTTCAGTCGGCTGGGTGACCCACAGCTCGGCAGCACTGGATATCGGGCTCGACTATCTGTCGTGATCAGCCGGGCTGGCCGGCCGGGACGAGTTTCGGCTGCTCCCGTTCGGTCCGCCGCGCGGCAAGCCGCTCGGCCTGCAGCACCGCAAGCGTCAGCACCAGGATCGCGACCGCCTGGTGCGTCAGCGCCAGATCGATCGGCACCTGATGCAGCAGCGTCAGGATGCCGAGCGTCGCCTGCAGCGTGATCGCTGCAACCAGCCACCACGCACCCGCGATCACGCCGCCCCCGGCGCGCGACCGCACGGCGTCGACTGTGTGCGCGATCGCCAGCGCGAACAGGAGATACGCGGTCATGCGATGCTCGAACTGCACCGTCAGCGTGTTGTCGAACAGATTGCGCCACCATGGCGCCTCGAACCAGAGACGATCAGCCGCCGGAATCAAGCCGCCGTCGATGTCCGGCCAGGTGTTGTAGACCCGGCCCGCACGCAGGCCCGCGACCAGCGCGCCGAAATAGAGCTGCACGAAGGT from Bradyrhizobium genosp. L includes:
- a CDS encoding AI-2E family transporter, with product MTDPADSRLQTRNDMAWAIAVGGIGIVLFAALLLFAWNFAATLFLLFSGMLLGVGLNAMTAHLGRLIGLPHALRLAIVCVVLAGLLGGIVFLGGTTIAEQATVLSNTIKSQLGNVRSFLEQHGVDTSYLDFTNAAGEAKPEAGGVATTTQAPAQTHGGIPGAGALASSGGAIISQTLKVLLGTVSVVGNFFIVLFLGLAFAAQPSIYRAGLLFIAPAEYRDQATHIVDRIGETLERWLIAQIITMVAVFLVTWIGLLIIGIPSSFILGIQAGLLAFIPTVGAILGGLIVVLASLATGWIAALSAFILFLGVHALESYVLTPIIQRQALDIPPATLFAFQILLGVVFGIWGLALALPLMAIAKVMIDHFKAEDGAPAQAT
- a CDS encoding GGDEF domain-containing protein, translated to MSFDTSTLYLFATMVAGMLGAMLLLFGRQENIPALKWWGTAYLLGATSVALSTAAGATLGVPISLALNAVGFAACSMVWNASRVFHGRKPNLPGLVLGPIAWVGAVTVVENPALRLTIGAAIVAVYAALTASELWRERRRAMQKRWPAIVVPVAHGCVLMLPILLGDLLRPHDENFGSSVWVTLFSIELVLYAIGTVFVIFMMVSDRAVAVHKTAASVDPLSGMLNRRGFSEACARVIEREANAGRPVTVMIFDIDHFKSINDRFGHPAGDEILKLFAAVVVNNLRISDLSGRIGGEEFAALLPCSLEEGVLVAERVREAFETSNIVCEEGAVDTTVSIGVAGGPAGTELEVLLASADTALYQAKRGGRNRVEAAEELPLSLENWRRKTAGLPASARHKPVIVQG
- the rpsI gene encoding 30S ribosomal protein S9, whose translation is MSDTLQSLDQLSQVKPAAPDAPKYVKKVDKFNRAYATGKRKDAVARVWVKPGSGKISVNTREFEVYFARPVLRMMIQQPLVAAARNGQYDVICTVAGGGLSGQAGAVRHGISRALTNFEPELRSVLKKGGFLTRDSRAVERKKYGKAKARKSFQFSKR
- the rplM gene encoding 50S ribosomal protein L13, whose amino-acid sequence is MSTFSAKPAEVTKKWVVIDAKGLVVGRLATLVAMRLRGKHLPTYTPHVDCGDNVVIINAAHVVLTGRKREQKTYYKHTGFIGGIKERTAKQILEGRFPERVVEKAIERMIPRGPLGRMQMGNLRVYPGAEHPHEAQSPEKVDIASLNRKNTRAA
- a CDS encoding PaaI family thioesterase: MAIAKMSVADVEEFLRREFPQAFVHDDIRIESADGETALLRQQFSERMLRPGGTVSGPTLMGLADFAMYVVLLSAIGPVGLAVTTNLNINFLRKGQTGQDVMAVAKLLKLGRRLAVGEVNLLSGTSPDPIAHVTATYSIPNT
- a CDS encoding enoyl-CoA hydratase, with amino-acid sequence MSAQAARAEAPHASILLRETVGSIAILTLNRPAARNSLSEGMIGELHAALNGIRDDKAIRGVVLAANGPAYSAGHDMKELTARRSDADRGRGYFAQIMNACSAMMQAIVHLPKPVVAAVQGIATAAGCQLVASCDLAIASEAATFATPGVDIGLFCSTPMVALSRNVPRKQAMEMLLTGEPISAATAQDIGLINRVVPSGTERDAAIALAQKVALKSAYTVKLGKEAFYRQAEMSLADAYRFAAEVMTENMMARDAEEGIGAFIEKREPKWQDK
- a CDS encoding CoA-binding protein; amino-acid sequence: MNHDAYDDNYIRSILNGVKSIAMVGASPVNVRPSYFAFKYLAQRGYDMIPVNPGHVGKTLMGKPFVASLADIGRPIDMIDIFRNSSHIMPVVDEALKLSPLPKVIWMQLGARDDAAAEKAEAAGLKVVMNRCPKIEYGRLSSEISWMGVNSRTLSSKRAPVPTQGMRLSLNRTSFGGGQTAASDRAAKNKTERT
- a CDS encoding O-acetylhomoserine aminocarboxypropyltransferase, whose translation is MTDRLPGFSTLAVHAGAQPDPTTGARATPIYQTTSFVFNDADHAASLFGLQAFGNIYTRIGNPTNAVLEERVAALEGGTAALAVASGHAAQVVVLQQLMRPGDEVLAARKLYGGSINQFTHAFKAFGWNVAWADPDDVSSFERAVTPHTKAIFIESIANPAGSITDIEAIAAVARKAGVPLIVDNTLASPYLIKPIDHGADIVVHSLTKFLGGHGNSLGGIIVDAGTFDWAKDNKYPMLSEPRPEYHGIRLQETFGNFAFAIACRVLGLRDLGPALSPFNAFMILTGIETLPLRMQKHCDNAKAVAEFLSGHAAVSAVNYAGLPGDRYNQLQRKYAPKGAGAVFTFSLKGGYDAGVNLVSNLKLFSHLANVGDTRSLVIHPASTTHSQLDDVAKVKSGAAPDVVRVSIGIEDKEDLIADLDQALNA
- a CDS encoding NUDIX hydrolase; translation: MARSPQKPSISGNAITADLVAVLVAVTDGTPEIMTIAGGSALPSGPFEFSHRSLQTALRAWVETQTGHPLGYVEQLYTFADRGRSGDVKAPHSVSISYLGLTREDQVGQGFEAHWFAWYDYFPWEDHRAGAPACIAKLIAPKLKAWAKAAPSPTLQRERWQRCAITFGLDDRGWNEELVLQRYELLWEAGLIPEAGRDTRLIPGKPMTADHRRILATGIARLRAKIKYRPVVFELMPAEFTLLQLQRSVEALAGRLVHKQNFRRLIEQQELVEETGAIAADTVGRPAKLFRFRHAVLAERAVAGTKLPLTRT
- the nadA gene encoding quinolinate synthase NadA; amino-acid sequence: MASLDTALLERTAPLYERVKRVIPPFEWATFAEDVDAILDLKRRRNAVVLAHNYQTPEIFHGVADIVGDSLLLAREATKVDADIIVLAGVHFMAETAKLLNPAKTVLIPDLRAGCSLADSITPADVRLMRARYPDAPVVAYVNTSTAVKAESDICCTSGNALKVVESLDAERVIMLPDEYLAQNIAKQTSKKIIAWKGHCEVHELFTAEDVRQLREDHPNVTVLAHPECPPEVVAEADFSGSTAAMQSFVETKRPPRVVLLTECSMSDNIAAGHPDVEFVRPCNLCPHMKRITLKNIRHALETNQHEVTIDPAIADRARKSVERMLAL